In one window of Gouania willdenowi chromosome 8, fGouWil2.1, whole genome shotgun sequence DNA:
- the eif1 gene encoding eukaryotic translation initiation factor 1 → MSGIQNLKSFDPFADASKGDDRLPAGTEDYIHIRIQQRNGRKTLTTVQGIAADYDKKKLVKAFKKKFACNGTVIEHPEYGEVIQLQGDQRKNICQFLIDIDLAKEEQLKVHGF, encoded by the exons ATGTCCGGTATCCAGAACCTCAAATCTTTTG aCCCCTTTGCTGATGCAAGTAAGGGTGATGACCGCCTCCCAGCCGGGACAGAGGACTACATCCACATAAGAATCCAACAGCGGAACGGCAGGAAGACCCTCACCACTGTCCAGGGCATCGCTGCTGATTATGACAAGAAGAAGCTAGTCAAGGCCTTCAAGAAG AAGTTTGCCTGCAATGGGACAGTGATCGAGCACCCAGAGTATGGTGAAGTGATCCAGCTGCAGGGAGACCAGCGCAAGAATATCTGCCAGTTCCTCATCGAC ATCGATTTGGCCAAAGAGGAGCAGCTGAAAGTTCACGGCTTTTAG
- the mfsd11 gene encoding UNC93-like protein MFSD11, giving the protein MTPEQKKLFNIIVLGLGFMFMFTAFQTCGNIEQTVIKSFNSTEFNGSGYTSMSIIYGVFSASNLVAPSVVAVIGPQFSMFFSGLLYSAYIAMFIHPYTWSFYTASVLVGVGAAVLWTAQGNVLAINSDNHTIGRNSGIFWALLQFSLFFGNLYIYCAWHGHEHITDKDRQTVFISLTVISLVGCFLFFLIRKPDPDMSSSEVTESLIHAEQIEDSSDSSTPSSLGSQAVDAFVQACKVSVTKEMLLLSFSIGYTGLELTFYSGVYGTCIGAMTRFGEDAKSLIGISGICIGIGEILGGGIFGLLNKNNRFGRNPVVLLGLVTHFVAFYLVFLNIASDAPLAPEAGTNREAFITPSVGVALLCSFLLGFGDSCYNTQLLSIVGFLFRDKSAPAFAVFKFIQSIMAALAFFYSNFLLLHWQLLILIISGILGTLTFFLAEWKAQSLRETDYSSI; this is encoded by the exons atgactccagaacaGAAGAAGCTCTTCAACATCATCGTCCTCGGCTTGGGCTTTATGTTCATGTTCACAGCGTTCCAAACATGTGGAAACATCGAG CAAACGGTGATCAAGAGCTTCAACAGTACCGAGTTCAATGGCAGTGGATACACAAG CATGTCCATCATTTATGGAGTCTTCTCTGCGTCAAACCTCGTGGCTCCCTCCGTGGTCGCCGTCATCGGACCTCAGTTCTCCATGTTCTTCAGCGGACTGCTTTACAG CGCCTACATCGCCATGTTCATCCACCCGTACACATGGAGCTTCTACACGGCGTCGGTGCTGGTTGGAGTCGGAGCTGCAG TGCTGTGGACGGCTCAGGGAAACGTGCTCGCCATCAACTCTGACAACCACACAATCGGCAGAAACAGTGGAATATTCTGGGCTCTGCTGCAGTTTAG CTTGTTCTTTGGGAATCTCTACATTTACTGTGCCTGGCACGGACACGAGCACATCACAG ATAAGGACCGACAGACGGTTTTCATCTCACTCACTGTCATCAGCTTAGTTGGctgcttcctcttcttcctcattCGGAAACCCGACCCAGACatgtcttcttcagaggtgacGGAGTCTCTGATTCATGCTGAGCAAATAGAGGACTCCTCGGACAG CTCGACTCCATCCAGTCTGGGCTCGCAGGCTGTGGATGCTTTTG TCCAGGCCTGCAAAGTGTCGGTGACCAAAGAAATGCTGCTGCTTAGCTTCTCCATCGGTTACACAG GCCTGGAGCTCACCTTCTACAGCGGCGTCTACGGGACGTGTATTGGAGCAATGACTCGTTTCGGCGAAGATGCCAAAAGTTTGATCGGGATCTCCGGCATCTGCATCGGCATTGGAGAGATTTTAG GAGGGGGCATCTTCGGGTTGCTGAACAAGAACAATCGCTTTGGCAGAAATCCAGTGGTTCTTCTGGGGCTGGTAACGCACTTTGTGGCATTTTACCTGGTTTTCCTCAACATTGCGAGTGACGCCCCTCTGGCCCCGGAGGCCGGAACCAACCGGGAGGCCTTCATCACCCCCag TGTAGGTGTAGCCCTGCTCTGCAGCTTCCTGTTGGGTTTTGGTGACAGCTGCTACAACACGCAGCTGCTCAGCATCGTGGGCTTTCTGTTTCGGGACAAAAGTGCTCCAGCCTTTGCCGTCTTCAAGTTCATCCAG TCCATCATGGCGGCGCTGGCTTTCTTCTACAGTAACTTCCTGCTGCTTCACTGGCAGCtgctcatcctcatcatcagcGGCATCCTTGGAACGCTCACCTTCTTCCTGGCTGAGTGGAAGGCCCAGTCCCTGAGGGAGACGGACTACagcagcatctga